A genomic region of Pontibaca methylaminivorans contains the following coding sequences:
- a CDS encoding H-NS histone family protein gives MAQVEIQYSDLQGNEAIMEFKLDEMSRSDLQHLQAEVEKALKKAEKRDRREALRAAEQAAAEFGYPLDELLGAAPAGVAGGKLPPKYRNPGNPDQTWSGRGRRPRWLVEAQQQGRPLSEFKI, from the coding sequence GTGGCGCAAGTAGAGATTCAATATTCCGATCTCCAAGGGAATGAGGCAATCATGGAATTCAAACTTGATGAAATGTCGCGCAGCGATCTGCAGCATTTGCAGGCCGAAGTCGAAAAGGCCCTGAAGAAGGCCGAGAAGCGCGACCGTCGCGAGGCCCTTCGCGCCGCCGAGCAGGCCGCCGCCGAATTCGGTTATCCGCTCGATGAATTGCTCGGCGCCGCCCCGGCAGGTGTCGCGGGTGGAAAACTCCCGCCCAAGTATCGCAACCCCGGCAACCCCGATCAGACCTGGTCCGGGCGCGGACGCCGGCCCCGCTGGCTTGTGGAAGCCCAGCAGCAGGGGCGGCCGCTCTCTGAATTCAAGATCTGA
- a CDS encoding protein meaA: MAQKDRPWLIRTYAGHSTAKESNALYRSNLSKGQTGLSVAFDLPTQTGYDSDHVLARGEVGKVGVPVCHLGDMRMLFDQIPLEQMNTSMTINATAPWLLSLYIAVAEEQGADIGKLQGTVQNDLIKEYLSRGTYVCPPKPSLRMIADVAEYCYRHVPKWNPMNVCSYHLQEAGATPEQELAFALATAIAVLDELRPRVAAEDFPALVGRISFFVNAGIRFVTEMCKMRAFVDLWDEICRERYGVEDAKYRRFRYGVQVNSLGLTEPQPENNVYRILLEMLAVTLSKKARARAVQLPAWNEALGLPRPWDQQWSMRMQQILAYETDLLEYDDLFDGNPAVDAKVEALKEGARAELANLESMGGAISAIDYMKSRLVESNSERMARVESGETVVVGVNKFTTSEPSPLVGEDGGIMVVDPAAEQAQIDRLNAWRRDRDEAKVQAALSELRAAASEGRNIMEPSIAAAKAGATTGEWADQMRAVHGTYRGPTGVSGSVSNRTEGLDDLREAVDAVSRRLGRRMKLLMGKPGLDGHSNGAEQIAVRARDVGMDIVYDGIRMTPEEIVNAAIDEQAHVLGISVLSGSHIPLVREVMERLREAGMGHVPVIVGGIIPRDDARRLTEMGVAKIYTPKDFELNVIMMDMVALVDQKPVAAQ, translated from the coding sequence ATGGCCCAGAAAGACCGCCCCTGGCTCATCCGCACCTATGCGGGACATTCCACGGCCAAGGAAAGCAACGCCCTTTATCGCAGCAACCTGTCCAAGGGCCAGACCGGCCTTTCGGTGGCGTTCGATCTGCCGACGCAGACGGGTTATGACAGCGATCACGTGCTCGCACGGGGCGAGGTGGGAAAGGTCGGGGTGCCGGTCTGCCACCTTGGCGACATGCGCATGCTGTTCGATCAGATCCCGCTCGAACAGATGAACACGTCGATGACGATCAACGCCACCGCGCCCTGGCTGCTGTCGCTCTATATTGCCGTGGCCGAAGAACAGGGCGCCGACATCGGCAAGCTGCAGGGCACCGTTCAGAACGACCTGATCAAGGAATACCTGTCGCGCGGCACCTATGTCTGCCCGCCGAAACCGTCGCTGCGGATGATCGCGGATGTGGCCGAATACTGCTATCGCCACGTTCCCAAGTGGAACCCGATGAATGTGTGCTCCTACCACCTGCAGGAGGCCGGGGCGACGCCCGAGCAGGAGCTTGCCTTTGCGCTGGCCACCGCGATCGCGGTCCTGGACGAGCTGCGCCCCCGCGTCGCCGCCGAGGATTTCCCGGCGCTGGTCGGGCGGATTTCCTTCTTTGTGAATGCCGGAATCCGTTTCGTCACCGAAATGTGCAAGATGCGCGCCTTCGTCGATCTCTGGGACGAGATCTGCCGGGAACGCTATGGCGTCGAGGACGCGAAATACCGCCGCTTCCGCTATGGCGTGCAGGTGAACAGCCTCGGCCTGACGGAGCCGCAGCCGGAAAACAACGTCTATCGCATCCTGCTCGAGATGCTCGCGGTCACGCTGTCGAAGAAGGCACGCGCGCGCGCGGTGCAGCTTCCGGCGTGGAACGAGGCGCTCGGCCTGCCGCGCCCCTGGGATCAGCAATGGTCCATGCGGATGCAGCAGATCCTGGCCTATGAGACCGACCTTCTGGAATATGACGATCTATTTGACGGCAACCCGGCGGTGGATGCGAAGGTCGAGGCGCTCAAGGAAGGCGCGCGCGCCGAACTGGCCAACCTCGAAAGCATGGGCGGGGCGATCTCGGCCATCGACTACATGAAATCGCGGCTGGTGGAGTCGAATTCCGAACGCATGGCGCGCGTCGAATCGGGCGAAACCGTGGTGGTCGGCGTCAACAAGTTCACCACCAGCGAACCCTCGCCGCTGGTCGGCGAGGACGGCGGCATCATGGTGGTCGATCCGGCCGCGGAACAGGCCCAGATCGACCGGCTGAACGCCTGGCGCCGCGATCGTGACGAGGCGAAGGTGCAGGCCGCCCTGTCGGAGCTGCGCGCCGCCGCGAGCGAGGGGCGCAACATCATGGAACCGTCGATCGCCGCCGCCAAGGCCGGGGCGACCACGGGCGAATGGGCCGACCAGATGCGCGCGGTTCACGGCACCTATCGCGGCCCGACCGGCGTTTCCGGGTCGGTCTCGAATCGCACCGAGGGGCTGGACGATCTGCGCGAGGCCGTGGATGCGGTGAGCCGCCGCCTGGGCCGGCGGATGAAGCTGCTGATGGGCAAGCCGGGCCTCGACGGGCATTCGAACGGGGCCGAGCAGATCGCCGTGCGCGCCCGCGACGTGGGCATGGACATCGTCTATGACGGCATCCGCATGACACCCGAGGAAATCGTCAATGCCGCGATCGACGAACAGGCCCATGTGCTGGGCATTTCGGTCCTTTCGGGCAGCCATATCCCCCTTGTGCGCGAGGTCATGGAGCGCCTTCGCGAGGCCGGAATGGGACATGTCCCGGTTATTGTAGGCGGGATCATTCCCCGGGACGATGCAAGGCGTTTGACGGAAATGGGCGTGGCAAAGATTTATACGCCCAAGGATTTCGAACTGAACGTCATCATGATGGATATGGTTGCGCTGGTCGATCAGAAGCCGGTCGCGGCGCAATAA
- the ccrA gene encoding crotonyl-CoA carboxylase/reductase — MGLDARDTIAPYEAPEKDLYDVGEIPPLGYVPKKMHAWAIRKERHGEPNTAMLEEVVDIPELGSHDVLVLVMAAGVNYNGIWAALGKPVSPFDGHKQPFHIAGSDASGIVWAVGDSVTRWKVGDEVVIHCNQDDGDDEECNGGDPLYSPTQRIWGYETPDGSFAQFTRVQAQQLMPRPRHLTWEESACYTLTLATAYRMLFGHPPHELKPGYNVLVWGASGGLGSFAIQLVTAAGANAIGVISDESKRDFVMGLGAKGVINRRDFDCWGQLPTVNTPEYNEWLKESRKFGKAIWDITGKGVNVDIVFEHPGESTFPVSTLVVKRGGMVVICAGTTGFNLTFDVRYMWMHQKRLQGSHFAHLKQASAANRLMLEKRLDPCLSETFAWDELPTAHMKMLHNEHKPGNMAVLIQSPKTGLRTMEEVLAARG, encoded by the coding sequence ATGGGTCTTGATGCCCGCGACACCATCGCGCCCTATGAGGCGCCCGAAAAGGATCTGTATGACGTCGGCGAGATTCCTCCGCTCGGATACGTGCCGAAGAAGATGCACGCCTGGGCCATTCGCAAGGAACGTCACGGAGAGCCCAACACCGCCATGCTGGAAGAGGTCGTGGATATTCCCGAACTCGGCAGCCACGACGTGCTGGTCCTGGTGATGGCCGCCGGCGTCAATTACAACGGCATCTGGGCCGCGCTGGGCAAGCCGGTGAGCCCGTTTGACGGGCACAAGCAGCCGTTCCACATCGCCGGGTCGGATGCGTCGGGCATTGTCTGGGCGGTCGGCGACAGCGTGACCCGCTGGAAGGTCGGCGACGAGGTCGTGATCCACTGCAACCAGGACGACGGCGACGACGAGGAATGCAACGGCGGCGATCCGCTTTATTCCCCGACGCAGCGGATCTGGGGTTACGAGACCCCCGACGGCTCCTTTGCACAGTTCACGCGCGTGCAGGCGCAGCAGCTGATGCCGCGGCCCAGGCACCTGACCTGGGAAGAATCGGCCTGCTACACGCTGACGCTCGCCACCGCCTACCGGATGCTGTTCGGTCACCCCCCGCATGAGCTCAAGCCCGGCTATAACGTGCTGGTCTGGGGCGCCTCGGGCGGGCTCGGTTCCTTCGCGATCCAGCTGGTCACCGCCGCGGGTGCCAATGCGATCGGCGTGATCTCGGACGAGAGCAAGCGCGACTTCGTGATGGGGCTCGGGGCCAAGGGCGTGATCAACCGCCGCGATTTCGACTGCTGGGGGCAGCTGCCCACGGTGAACACGCCGGAATACAACGAATGGCTCAAGGAATCGCGCAAGTTCGGCAAGGCGATCTGGGACATCACCGGCAAGGGCGTGAACGTCGATATCGTCTTTGAACATCCGGGCGAGTCTACCTTCCCGGTCTCGACGCTGGTGGTCAAGCGCGGCGGCATGGTGGTGATCTGCGCCGGCACCACCGGGTTCAACCTGACCTTCGACGTGCGTTACATGTGGATGCACCAGAAGCGCCTTCAGGGCAGCCATTTCGCCCATCTCAAGCAGGCGAGCGCCGCGAACCGGCTGATGCTGGAAAAGCGGCTCGATCCCTGCCTGTCGGAAACCTTTGCCTGGGATGAACTGCCGACCGCGCACATGAAAATGCTGCACAACGAGCACAAGCCGGGGAACATGGCGGTGCTGATCCAGTCGCCGAAGACCGGACTGCGCACCATGGAAGAGGTGCTCGCCGCGCGCGGCTGA
- a CDS encoding helix-turn-helix transcriptional regulator, with protein sequence MSPSMDKVDLDQILRDLDATSTLDGLQDIIAALRDGFGVDHMVYHWVDSAGDQYGCGTYSDEWVNLYLERNYLRIDPVILGCYQRFHPVDWKRLDWTSKSSREFFSQAVKYGIGNQGFSIPIRGPNGQFALFTTSHNCDDDTWADFIENHSRDLILIGHYFHRKALEFEPERQSDQPRALSPREVDAMTLIALGYSRAQVAETLAISENTLRVYIESARFKLGALNTTHAVARALSRGLIVV encoded by the coding sequence ATGTCACCGTCCATGGACAAGGTGGATCTGGATCAGATACTGCGGGATTTGGACGCCACCAGCACGCTTGACGGCCTGCAGGACATCATCGCCGCGCTGCGCGATGGCTTTGGTGTCGATCACATGGTCTATCACTGGGTCGACAGTGCCGGCGATCAATACGGGTGCGGCACCTATAGCGACGAATGGGTAAACCTGTACCTGGAGCGCAATTACCTCAGGATCGACCCTGTCATTCTCGGATGCTACCAGCGTTTCCATCCCGTGGACTGGAAGCGGCTGGACTGGACCAGCAAGTCATCGCGCGAATTCTTTTCCCAGGCGGTGAAATACGGCATCGGCAATCAGGGGTTTTCGATCCCGATCCGGGGGCCGAACGGCCAGTTCGCGCTGTTCACGACAAGCCACAATTGCGACGACGATACCTGGGCGGATTTCATCGAGAACCACAGCCGCGATCTGATCCTGATCGGTCATTACTTTCACCGCAAGGCGCTCGAATTCGAGCCGGAGCGCCAGTCGGACCAGCCCCGCGCCCTGTCGCCGCGCGAAGTCGATGCCATGACCCTGATCGCGCTCGGCTACAGCCGGGCGCAGGTGGCCGAAACGCTGGCGATTTCCGAGAACACGCTGCGGGTCTATATCGAAAGCGCCCGTTTCAAGCTGGGCGCGCTCAACACCACCCATGCCGTGGCCCGGGCGCTGAGCCGGGGGCTCATCGTCGTCTGA
- a CDS encoding acyl-homoserine-lactone synthase, with amino-acid sequence MLHYLYGHDLHQHPELAAAMFRDRTDQFHTRLGWDVTIDEQGFERDQYDDLDPLYVIWENADGSHGGSMRFLPTTGPVMVNDVFGHLLGGGPVVSPLIWECTRFCLARNAPSSVAAALMLGGGEIMTNFGIRHFVGVFDARMVRIYRAIGSSPEVLGGEGEGRERISVGLWEFSPEARARVAARAGIPAELSRLWFDRSFGTPPPREMALTA; translated from the coding sequence ATGCTGCACTATCTATATGGTCACGACCTTCACCAACATCCCGAACTCGCGGCGGCCATGTTCCGCGATCGGACCGACCAGTTTCACACCCGGCTCGGCTGGGATGTGACCATCGACGAACAGGGGTTCGAGCGCGATCAGTATGACGATCTCGATCCGCTCTATGTCATCTGGGAAAACGCGGACGGAAGCCATGGGGGCTCCATGCGCTTTCTGCCGACCACCGGGCCGGTCATGGTCAACGACGTGTTCGGCCATCTGCTGGGCGGCGGGCCCGTGGTCAGCCCCCTGATCTGGGAATGCACGCGATTCTGCCTTGCCCGAAACGCGCCCTCGTCCGTTGCCGCCGCCCTCATGCTCGGCGGCGGGGAAATCATGACGAACTTCGGCATACGCCACTTTGTCGGCGTTTTTGACGCCCGCATGGTGCGCATCTACCGCGCCATCGGCTCCTCGCCCGAGGTTCTGGGCGGCGAGGGAGAGGGGCGCGAGCGCATCAGCGTCGGCCTGTGGGAATTCTCGCCCGAGGCGCGCGCGCGTGTGGCGGCCCGGGCCGGCATCCCGGCCGAACTTTCGCGCCTGTGGTTCGACCGCTCATTCGGCACGCCGCCACCACGGGAAATGGCGCTGACCGCCTGA
- a CDS encoding AAA family ATPase, which translates to MSSDPNLAFSPDQAAALSAVGDGLHAAGIDLASGTLIPPEGDAPDVLAMIGKAGSGKTLLLVELFKALREAGVSVISADYESRRLTGERTLAILAPTNKAASVLRLRGVPATTIHRIIYTPVYDPEYERIAEWLEGKGERPAIEGLTDAALDRAAAFYGQHASIPGALAAAGLRGSDFITGWKRRDEPLDIGFVDEASMLDDRQFEDLKQIFSHLVLFGDPAQLAPVQQSGSMVFDALPDTRKLLLHRVHRQQADSPILDLAHALADPDLDFAGFEQMIRERAAHDPRVVWAERVDVDLMARSPVLVWRNNTRIRLINAFRAVHEAPEDALLAGEPLICDGIELPLKHRRKRLDLEARGLIRGAQVIYLGAGRKPGFSRLHVVGAEDPQLSAASIIRIEKPDEEEPFIPYAARMGATFLHGAAVTIHKAQGSQWENVQVFAPDLFVAARMGRVEAGQPLWKRLAYVAITRAQERLIWVVRNRLSRPTHPLRLDDLRAQPAPALSLNEGAAD; encoded by the coding sequence ATGAGCAGCGACCCGAACCTCGCCTTTTCACCCGACCAGGCCGCGGCCCTGAGCGCCGTGGGCGACGGGTTGCACGCGGCCGGAATCGACCTTGCCAGCGGCACGCTGATCCCGCCCGAGGGGGACGCGCCAGATGTGCTTGCGATGATCGGCAAGGCGGGATCGGGCAAGACCCTGCTCTTGGTCGAGCTGTTCAAGGCGCTGCGCGAGGCCGGCGTTTCGGTGATCTCGGCGGATTACGAAAGCCGCCGGCTGACCGGCGAACGCACGCTTGCCATTCTCGCGCCGACCAACAAGGCGGCAAGCGTGCTGCGCCTGCGGGGCGTGCCGGCGACGACGATCCACAGGATCATCTATACGCCGGTCTATGACCCGGAATACGAGCGCATCGCCGAATGGCTGGAGGGCAAGGGCGAGCGCCCCGCGATCGAGGGGCTGACCGATGCGGCGCTCGACCGGGCGGCGGCCTTTTATGGTCAGCACGCGTCGATTCCCGGTGCCCTTGCCGCGGCGGGGCTGCGCGGATCGGATTTCATCACGGGCTGGAAACGGCGGGACGAGCCGCTCGATATCGGTTTCGTCGACGAGGCGTCGATGCTCGATGACCGGCAATTCGAGGATCTCAAGCAGATCTTCTCGCATCTGGTGCTGTTCGGCGATCCGGCGCAGCTCGCGCCGGTTCAGCAATCGGGCAGCATGGTCTTCGACGCGCTGCCCGACACCCGCAAGCTCCTGCTTCACCGCGTGCATCGGCAGCAGGCCGACAGCCCGATTCTCGACCTCGCCCATGCGCTCGCCGATCCCGACCTCGATTTCGCCGGGTTCGAGCAGATGATTCGCGAGCGCGCGGCGCATGATCCGCGCGTGGTCTGGGCGGAACGGGTCGATGTCGATCTCATGGCCCGCAGCCCGGTGCTGGTCTGGCGCAACAACACGCGAATCCGGCTGATAAACGCATTTCGCGCCGTCCACGAGGCGCCCGAGGATGCGCTTCTTGCCGGAGAGCCGCTGATCTGCGACGGAATCGAACTGCCGCTCAAGCACCGCCGCAAGCGGCTCGACCTCGAGGCGCGGGGCCTCATCCGCGGCGCGCAGGTGATCTATCTCGGCGCCGGCCGCAAGCCCGGATTCTCGCGCCTGCATGTGGTCGGCGCCGAGGATCCGCAACTGAGCGCGGCCAGCATCATCCGCATCGAGAAGCCGGACGAGGAAGAGCCCTTCATTCCCTATGCGGCGCGGATGGGGGCGACCTTTCTGCATGGTGCGGCGGTCACGATCCACAAGGCGCAGGGGTCGCAATGGGAAAACGTTCAGGTGTTTGCCCCCGATCTTTTCGTCGCCGCCCGCATGGGCCGGGTCGAGGCCGGTCAGCCGCTGTGGAAGCGCCTGGCCTATGTCGCGATCACCCGCGCCCAGGAGCGGCTGATCTGGGTCGTGCGCAACCGCCTGTCGCGCCCGACCCATCCGCTGCGTCTTGACGATCTGCGCGCACAGCCGGCCCCGGCGCTTTCGCTCAATGAGGGCGCGGCGGACTGA
- a CDS encoding TIGR02186 family protein gives MARLLVLALLLLLPGQGAAREEVVLGLSEDRISINTSFTGSQILIYGAVKREAPPEDAPLGVIITVEGPDQRLTVRRKTRQFGIWINTDAVVVDSAPSFYAVATTGPLEDILTSTEDLRRKISINRAIRAVGAPDTIRDAERFTEAIIRIRERANLYQQREGRVDLRQETLFSTAISMPSELVEGVYDVRIFLTRKGEVISEHDSSIDVRKVGLERWLFALAHARPFFYGLMSLAVAILAGWGASEAFRKLRNW, from the coding sequence GTGGCGCGGCTGCTGGTCCTCGCGCTTCTGCTGCTCCTGCCGGGACAGGGGGCGGCCCGCGAGGAAGTGGTGCTTGGCCTGTCGGAAGACCGCATCTCGATCAACACGAGCTTTACCGGCTCGCAAATCCTGATCTACGGCGCCGTGAAGCGCGAGGCGCCGCCCGAGGACGCGCCGCTCGGCGTCATCATCACCGTCGAGGGGCCCGACCAGCGGCTGACCGTCCGGCGCAAGACCCGGCAATTCGGCATCTGGATCAACACCGATGCGGTGGTGGTCGATTCCGCGCCGAGCTTCTATGCCGTCGCGACCACCGGGCCGCTCGAGGATATCCTGACCAGCACCGAAGACCTGCGGCGCAAGATCTCGATCAACCGGGCGATCCGCGCGGTCGGCGCGCCCGACACGATCCGGGACGCGGAGCGGTTCACCGAGGCGATCATCCGCATCCGCGAACGGGCAAACCTTTATCAGCAGCGTGAAGGCCGGGTCGACCTGCGGCAGGAAACGCTGTTCAGCACCGCCATTTCCATGCCCTCGGAACTGGTCGAGGGCGTCTATGACGTGCGCATCTTTCTGACCCGCAAGGGCGAGGTCATATCGGAACATGACTCCAGCATCGACGTGCGCAAGGTCGGGCTGGAACGCTGGCTGTTCGCGCTGGCCCATGCACGGCCCTTTTTCTACGGGCTGATGTCGCTCGCGGTGGCGATCCTTGCCGGCTGGGGCGCATCCGAGGCATTCCGCAAGCTGCGCAACTGGTAA
- a CDS encoding sulfite exporter TauE/SafE family protein, which yields MQIYLPIAEVSVNIFLALGLGGIVGLLSGMFGVGGGFLMTPLLFFIGIPPAVAVATGANQIVASSFSGALTHFRKRTVDLRMGGMLLAGGLVGVVVGMVIFNYLRRLGQVDLLVQLLYVVFLGIIGLLMFVESVRAFRRSRRIGAELPRRRRQRNWVHIWPIKMRFRTSGLYISVIPPIMIGAAVGVLAAIMGVGGGFIMVPAMIYILGMPTKVVVGTSLFQIIFVAALTTLLHAVTNYTVDVVLAVLLLLGGVIGAQFGTQLAVKIKPELLRLLLAALVIAVCSKLAFDLLVAPAEPYSISLRSGR from the coding sequence ATGCAGATCTACCTGCCCATCGCCGAGGTGTCGGTCAACATCTTCCTCGCGCTCGGGCTCGGGGGAATCGTCGGGCTGCTGTCCGGCATGTTCGGCGTCGGCGGCGGATTCCTGATGACGCCGCTGCTGTTCTTCATCGGCATCCCGCCGGCCGTGGCGGTGGCGACCGGCGCCAACCAGATCGTTGCTTCGTCATTTTCCGGGGCGCTGACCCATTTTCGCAAGCGCACCGTCGATCTGCGCATGGGCGGGATGCTGCTGGCCGGCGGGCTCGTCGGGGTCGTGGTGGGGATGGTGATATTCAACTATCTTCGCCGCCTTGGTCAGGTCGATCTGCTGGTGCAGCTGCTTTACGTCGTGTTCCTTGGCATCATCGGCCTGCTGATGTTCGTCGAAAGCGTCAGGGCCTTCCGCAGGAGCCGCCGCATCGGTGCCGAGCTTCCGAGGCGCAGGCGGCAGCGCAACTGGGTGCATATCTGGCCGATCAAGATGCGGTTCCGCACCTCGGGGCTTTATATCTCGGTCATTCCGCCGATCATGATCGGTGCCGCGGTCGGGGTGCTGGCGGCGATCATGGGTGTGGGCGGCGGGTTCATCATGGTGCCGGCCATGATCTATATCCTCGGCATGCCGACCAAGGTGGTGGTCGGAACCTCGCTGTTCCAGATCATCTTTGTCGCGGCGCTGACGACGCTTCTGCACGCGGTGACCAATTACACCGTCGATGTGGTGCTGGCGGTGCTCCTGCTTCTGGGCGGGGTGATCGGGGCGCAGTTCGGCACCCAGCTTGCGGTCAAGATCAAGCCCGAGCTGCTGCGGCTGCTTCTGGCGGCGCTGGTGATCGCGGTCTGCAGCAAACTGGCGTTCGACCTGCTGGTCGCGCCGGCCGAGCCCTATTCCATCTCCCTGCGGTCGGGGCGCTGA
- a CDS encoding GNAT family N-acetyltransferase, with protein MRQAPTLEDLAALHRAANHDDRGWSAAEFADLLAGAGTRAMGDDRAFALFRVILDEAELLTVATHPAQRRKGLARALMKQWQTEAARMGAQRAFLEVAADNSAAVALYAGCGYAATGRRREYYSRKGRTPVDAILMTRTLP; from the coding sequence ATGAGGCAGGCCCCAACCCTGGAAGACCTTGCCGCCCTGCACCGCGCCGCCAATCATGACGACCGCGGCTGGAGCGCCGCCGAGTTCGCGGATCTCCTGGCCGGGGCAGGCACCCGCGCGATGGGCGATGACCGCGCCTTCGCCCTGTTTCGCGTGATCCTTGACGAGGCCGAACTGCTGACCGTCGCGACCCATCCCGCACAGCGCCGCAAGGGACTGGCCCGCGCGCTGATGAAGCAATGGCAGACCGAGGCCGCCCGCATGGGCGCACAGCGTGCGTTCCTCGAGGTTGCGGCTGACAATTCCGCGGCCGTCGCGCTCTATGCCGGCTGCGGCTATGCCGCCACCGGGCGGCGCCGGGAGTATTACAGCCGCAAGGGCCGCACGCCGGTCGATGCGATCCTGATGACGCGCACCCTGCCCTGA
- the tsaB gene encoding tRNA (adenosine(37)-N6)-threonylcarbamoyltransferase complex dimerization subunit type 1 TsaB → MPLILGFDTSGPACAGALLRGDKLLLQRAEPMARGQAERLVPFLEEILADAGAGWHDLAAIGIGIGPGNFTGIRIAVAAARGLVLGLGIPAVGVSGCEARACLAPGQKTGIEAPRERIYLCNPADPAEIPHLVTREAAGDVATGFAPDRLAAAICQVAATRWQANPPRPAPLYVRPADAAPMREAPPVLLDE, encoded by the coding sequence ATGCCCCTGATCCTTGGTTTCGACACCTCGGGCCCCGCCTGCGCCGGTGCGCTTCTGCGGGGTGACAAGCTGCTTTTGCAGCGGGCGGAGCCCATGGCGCGCGGCCAGGCGGAACGGCTTGTTCCCTTTCTGGAGGAAATCCTGGCGGACGCGGGTGCGGGCTGGCACGACCTTGCCGCGATCGGGATCGGCATCGGGCCCGGGAATTTCACCGGCATCCGCATCGCCGTCGCGGCGGCGCGGGGGCTCGTGCTCGGGCTCGGCATTCCGGCGGTCGGCGTCAGCGGCTGCGAGGCGCGGGCCTGTCTTGCGCCGGGGCAGAAAACCGGGATCGAGGCGCCGCGCGAGCGGATTTATCTTTGCAACCCGGCGGATCCCGCCGAGATCCCGCATCTGGTGACGCGCGAGGCGGCCGGCGATGTGGCGACCGGGTTCGCGCCCGACCGGCTCGCAGCCGCCATCTGCCAGGTGGCCGCAACCCGCTGGCAGGCGAACCCGCCCCGCCCTGCCCCGCTTTATGTGCGCCCGGCCGACGCCGCCCCCATGCGCGAGGCGCCGCCCGTTCTGCTGGACGAATGA
- a CDS encoding NifU family protein, with protein sequence MFIQTESTPNPATLKFLPGQQVLETGTMDFPAEEAAAQSPLATRIFSLDGVAGVFFGQDFITVTKAEEAEWDHIRPAILGAIMDHFQSGDPVVMPDHTMGPAHAEHSGPDSDVVEQIKDLLDTRVRPAVAQDGGDITFQSYDDGIVYLHMQGACAGCPSSMLTLKMGIENLLRHYIPEVSEVRPVAP encoded by the coding sequence ATGTTCATCCAGACCGAATCGACTCCCAATCCGGCGACGCTGAAGTTCCTGCCCGGTCAACAGGTGCTCGAAACGGGGACGATGGACTTCCCGGCCGAGGAAGCCGCCGCACAATCCCCCCTCGCCACGCGGATTTTTTCGCTCGACGGCGTTGCGGGGGTTTTCTTCGGACAGGACTTCATCACCGTGACCAAGGCCGAAGAGGCCGAATGGGATCATATCCGCCCGGCCATCCTTGGCGCGATCATGGATCATTTCCAGTCGGGCGATCCGGTGGTGATGCCCGATCACACCATGGGGCCGGCCCATGCCGAACACAGCGGCCCCGACAGCGACGTCGTCGAACAGATCAAGGATCTTCTCGACACGCGGGTGCGCCCGGCGGTGGCGCAGGACGGCGGCGACATCACCTTCCAAAGCTATGACGACGGCATCGTGTATCTGCACATGCAGGGCGCCTGCGCGGGCTGCCCCTCGTCCATGCTGACCCTGAAGATGGGCATCGAGAACCTGCTGCGTCATTATATCCCCGAAGTGAGCGAAGTGCGCCCCGTGGCGCCCTGA
- a CDS encoding universal stress protein has product MRKFLVVLDDSRECLNAMRFAAMRATNSGGGVTILSIIPRDEYNHWIGVAEVMRDELRERIEAHFEVFAKWMRDRQNLDPELVIREGDPLPELLALIEEDPDIGMLVMGASEDSKNPGPLLGQVTRNLGSLPIPLTIVPGHLSKEKLAEIA; this is encoded by the coding sequence ATGCGCAAATTCCTGGTGGTGCTGGATGACAGCCGCGAATGCCTGAACGCCATGCGCTTTGCCGCCATGCGCGCGACCAACAGCGGCGGCGGCGTCACCATCCTGTCGATCATTCCGCGCGACGAATACAATCACTGGATCGGCGTCGCCGAAGTCATGCGCGACGAGCTGCGCGAGCGGATCGAGGCCCATTTCGAGGTGTTCGCCAAATGGATGCGCGACCGCCAGAACCTCGACCCCGAGCTTGTCATCCGCGAGGGCGATCCCCTGCCGGAGCTTCTGGCGCTGATCGAGGAAGACCCGGACATCGGCATGCTGGTGATGGGCGCAAGCGAGGACAGCAAGAACCCGGGGCCGCTGCTGGGCCAGGTCACCCGCAACCTCGGCTCCCTTCCGATCCCGCTCACGATCGTGCCGGGACATCTCAGCAAGGAAAAGCTTGCCGAGATCGCCTGA